In Scophthalmus maximus strain ysfricsl-2021 chromosome 21, ASM2237912v1, whole genome shotgun sequence, one genomic interval encodes:
- the snx7 gene encoding sorting nexin-7 isoform X1: MSGQTVPVDYSGHMLDLDEDEDLEVFSKKAPVADGNPMPNSPSSMVNQFRLEEDEPQDVNAKDLFITVDNPESHITAIETFIMYRVLTKTTRSEFDSSEYEVHRRYQDFLWLRSRLEETHPTLIVHPLPEKFVMKGMVERFNDDFIHTRRKALHRFLNKISEHPILSYNQHFKVFLTAEELTSHRKQGPGFLSRMGETVRAVANTVRGLKSRPEEFAAMQEYVDDFSNKICTVDKVTQRIIKEEREYLDELKQYGPMYGQWAESEGNLAEPLKAVASCVERCGKETEEHAHHLSEVLVPTLHEYILCAETLKAVMRRRDHIQAEFEAKNEALASRKSEQEALQEEVDGLSDRMEGSNEALKGDWFRWKAGMRTDLKSAFVSSAEKNVDYYEKCLAVWESFLLSQRAESSDQQDGEDVS; this comes from the exons ATGAGCGGACAGACGGTCCCTGTGGACTACTCGGGACACATGTTGGACCTGGACGAGGACGAAGACCTGGAGGTTTTCAGCAAG AAGGCACCCGTGGCAGATGGAAACCCCATGCCCAACTCTCCCAGCTCCATGGTCAACCAGTTCCgactggaggaggacgagccgCAGGATGTCAACGCCAAAGACCTCTTCATCACCGTCGACAACCCCGAGAGCCATATCACCGCCATCGAGACCTTCATCATGTACAGGGTCCTGACCAAG ACCACGCGGAGCGAGTTTGACTCCAGTGAGTATGAGGTACACCGGCGCTACCAGGACTTCCTGTGGCTCAGAAGCCGACTGGAAGAAACCCATCCGACGCTCATCGTCCAC CCGCTGCCAGAGAAGTTTGTGATGAAAGGCATGGTGGAGCGCTTCAACGACGACTTCATCCACACCAGGAGGAAAGCGCTGCACCGTTTCCTCAACAAGATCTCTGAGCATCCCATCCTGTCCTACAACCAGCACTTCAAAGTCTTCCTCACTGCAGAG gagCTGACGTCCCACCGGAAACAGGGCCCGGGCTTCCTGAGCCGGATGGGCGAGACGGTGAGGGCGGTGGCCAACACGGTGCGGGGCCTGAAGAGCCGGCCGGAGGAGTTCGCCGCGATGCAGGAGTACGTGGACGACTTCAGCAACAAGATCTGCACCGTGGACAAAGTCACCCAGAGGATTATCAAGGAAGAGAGAG AGTATCTGGACGAGCTGAAGCAGTACGGCCCCATGTACGGCcagtgggcggagtcagaggGCAACCTGGCCGAGCCCCTGAAGGCCGTGGCCAGCTGTGTGGAGCGCTGCGGCAAGGAAACGGAGGAGCACGCCCACCATCTGTCCGAGGTGCTGGTCCCCACGCTGCACGAGTACATCCTCTGTGCCGAGACGCTGAAG GCCGTGATGAGACGCAGAGACCACATCCAGGCCGAGTTTGAAGCCAAGAACGAGGCTCTGGCGTCCAGAAAAAGCGAACAAGAGGCG ctgcaggaggaggtggacggtCTCTCGGACCGGATGGAGGGGTCTAACGAAGCCCTGAAGGGAGACTGGTTCCGCTGGAAGGCCGGCATGAGGACCGACCTGAAATCGGCCTTCGTTTCCTCCGCTGAGAAGAACGTGGACTACTACGAGAAG TGCCTGGCGGTGTGGGAGTCGTTCCTCCTGTCTCAGAGAGCGGAATCCAGTGACCAGCAAGACGGGGAAGatgtttcctaa
- the snx7 gene encoding sorting nexin-7 isoform X2 produces MSGQTVPVDYSGHMLDLDEDEDLEVFSKAPVADGNPMPNSPSSMVNQFRLEEDEPQDVNAKDLFITVDNPESHITAIETFIMYRVLTKTTRSEFDSSEYEVHRRYQDFLWLRSRLEETHPTLIVHPLPEKFVMKGMVERFNDDFIHTRRKALHRFLNKISEHPILSYNQHFKVFLTAEELTSHRKQGPGFLSRMGETVRAVANTVRGLKSRPEEFAAMQEYVDDFSNKICTVDKVTQRIIKEEREYLDELKQYGPMYGQWAESEGNLAEPLKAVASCVERCGKETEEHAHHLSEVLVPTLHEYILCAETLKAVMRRRDHIQAEFEAKNEALASRKSEQEALQEEVDGLSDRMEGSNEALKGDWFRWKAGMRTDLKSAFVSSAEKNVDYYEKCLAVWESFLLSQRAESSDQQDGEDVS; encoded by the exons ATGAGCGGACAGACGGTCCCTGTGGACTACTCGGGACACATGTTGGACCTGGACGAGGACGAAGACCTGGAGGTTTTCAGCAAG GCACCCGTGGCAGATGGAAACCCCATGCCCAACTCTCCCAGCTCCATGGTCAACCAGTTCCgactggaggaggacgagccgCAGGATGTCAACGCCAAAGACCTCTTCATCACCGTCGACAACCCCGAGAGCCATATCACCGCCATCGAGACCTTCATCATGTACAGGGTCCTGACCAAG ACCACGCGGAGCGAGTTTGACTCCAGTGAGTATGAGGTACACCGGCGCTACCAGGACTTCCTGTGGCTCAGAAGCCGACTGGAAGAAACCCATCCGACGCTCATCGTCCAC CCGCTGCCAGAGAAGTTTGTGATGAAAGGCATGGTGGAGCGCTTCAACGACGACTTCATCCACACCAGGAGGAAAGCGCTGCACCGTTTCCTCAACAAGATCTCTGAGCATCCCATCCTGTCCTACAACCAGCACTTCAAAGTCTTCCTCACTGCAGAG gagCTGACGTCCCACCGGAAACAGGGCCCGGGCTTCCTGAGCCGGATGGGCGAGACGGTGAGGGCGGTGGCCAACACGGTGCGGGGCCTGAAGAGCCGGCCGGAGGAGTTCGCCGCGATGCAGGAGTACGTGGACGACTTCAGCAACAAGATCTGCACCGTGGACAAAGTCACCCAGAGGATTATCAAGGAAGAGAGAG AGTATCTGGACGAGCTGAAGCAGTACGGCCCCATGTACGGCcagtgggcggagtcagaggGCAACCTGGCCGAGCCCCTGAAGGCCGTGGCCAGCTGTGTGGAGCGCTGCGGCAAGGAAACGGAGGAGCACGCCCACCATCTGTCCGAGGTGCTGGTCCCCACGCTGCACGAGTACATCCTCTGTGCCGAGACGCTGAAG GCCGTGATGAGACGCAGAGACCACATCCAGGCCGAGTTTGAAGCCAAGAACGAGGCTCTGGCGTCCAGAAAAAGCGAACAAGAGGCG ctgcaggaggaggtggacggtCTCTCGGACCGGATGGAGGGGTCTAACGAAGCCCTGAAGGGAGACTGGTTCCGCTGGAAGGCCGGCATGAGGACCGACCTGAAATCGGCCTTCGTTTCCTCCGCTGAGAAGAACGTGGACTACTACGAGAAG TGCCTGGCGGTGTGGGAGTCGTTCCTCCTGTCTCAGAGAGCGGAATCCAGTGACCAGCAAGACGGGGAAGatgtttcctaa